The Trinickia caryophylli genomic sequence TCAAGAGTTGACGATATTTGACAGTCATGAAGGCGCGATGCGGATATTGTTCGAACCATCGTTGTCGTTCGCTTACTCAAGTGAGAGGGAGAAAACCATGAGCATTTTCGGCGATATCGTGAATAAGCTGTTCGGCAAGGCGAAGCCTGAGGAGGCACCGCCTGCGGACGTGCAGCCGGCTCCGGAGGCGGCTGCCGCGGCGGCCCTACCGCTTGCCGATGTGGACGTGGCAGCGCTGATGGATCAATTGGTATCCGACAGCGGCCAGAACCTTAATTGGCGCATGTCGATCGTCGATACGATGAAGGCGCTCGGCATGGACAGCAGCCTCGATCACCGCAAGGCGCTTGCGCGTGAGCTTGCCTACACTGGCAGCATGGACGATTCGGCGGCTATGAATATTTGGCTGCACGGGCAAGTCATGCGCGCACTGGCGGCAAACGGCGGCAAATTGCCGCCGGAGCTGACCCAGGGATGAACTCGAAAACCGTTTTCGTATGGTTGCTCGCAGGTGCGCTCGGGGGCGCGCTTGCCGGGTGCGACGATCAAAAGGTTTCCGACGTCGTGAGCCTGATCAAGCCCGACGAGTTACTGTTCAAGGATTTGACGCCGGGCGTGTCCGGCTTGAGCGACGTGCGCCGGCAAGCGGGCAAGCCGGATTTCGTTTGGCAGAACGAGGACGGATCGCAACAACTCGAATATCCGCGGGGGCCGAACGGGACGGAGACGTATCGGGTCGATATCGATGCGCAAGGCAAATTCGTTGGCGTCACGCAGATTCTGACCGCCGGGAATTTCGCTCGTGTACACGTTGGCATGACGAAGGACGAGGTCCGCCGACTGCTCGGCCGGCCGGGCATCGTGGCAGCGTATGCGCTTAAGCACGAGGAGGTGTGGAGTTGGCGGTGGGCGTCCGGTGGCTACCCGGACGAAGAGATGTTCGACGTTCACTTCTCTCGGGACGGAACGGTCGTGGGCACATCGCGCTCCGATGTGCCGAATAGAGAGCACCGATAGGGAGAAAACGAAATCGGGCGCTCTGATGGCGAGCGGCAAAAGTGCCTTTTTATGGTGATTCGGAAAAGCGGAATGAGTTGAAGATGGTAAGGACTGTCAGCCGTTCGATGTTGGTATTGAGTTTGTTGATGTTCGAGACATTGCGGCCCGCGCATGCCGCGTACAAGGAGGAATGGATCGTTACGCCGCCGTCGGCGCATCGGTCTCCGCACGCGTCCGCTGGAGCCGCCCCCGCCCCTATCGACAATGGGAAGTCGAAAGTCAGGAAGCGGATCAACCGCCCGTCCGACCGGATGCGAACACCGGCCACGCGCGGGAAAGTGCGGACCACGCAAAAGAATGCGGCACCTCGGGATCAAGTGAAATCGCCGGGTGTCGCTCGAAACCGACACGCCTGATTTTTTCGATCTGTTCGAAACGTTCCCGAATGACGAGGCAGCCACCAAGCTGCTCTGGCTGGCGCTACGCAATGTCCTGGCAAAATCCGTGCGCGCCGCCTTCGACTGGAAGTCGGCCATGAACCAGTTTGCTATGCTGTTTGGCGACCGCTTCACTCAGGCGCGTGGGTAACGATTCCTTTAACCGCCTCGCACACAAAAATGCGGACAGGTTCAGTCGAGTCATTCTTTCTCTTGCTTGTCGTCGCTCATGACGTCCCCGAAACGCACATACCCCTGCATTGCTGACCACCGTCTTGAATCACCGAGCCTTCGCTTCTGAAATGCGCTGCAGGCCCCAGGCTATCGCGCAAGCGATAAGGGCGGGGATAAGCCATATTTCCCACCACAGCTCATAGCCCGCAGCGTCGTACGCATATTCACCGTCGAGCCCGAAAAGGGGCGCTATGACTCCAGGAATCATCCTGTCGAGGATCGCCGACGGCAGCACGCGTGTAACCACTTGCGTGAGGACATTGATGATTGCGCCAGCCACGACCGCAGTCAAAAGCGTGCGCCTCCGCTCGGGGGCAAACTTGACGGCGAGCCACGCCGCATGCGAAGACCTTCGCGAATTCATCGATCGCCGCCATGTAGCGGTTGTAGCAGTCAACGAGAGCGGCGCGTAGGGCTTCGTGTAGCTGCCCCGCTGGCAAGTCTCAATCGTTCATTTGGGATAGTGGCGCATCCGGCCTGGGACTGTGTGGCACGGCGGCGGGTGGACTGTCTTACATTTTCCAGGGCAAGCTGGCGGGCGATACAGTGCACGTTACCATTGGCGCGCCGAAGGATTGGAAGATTGACGACACCCGCGACGAAGCGCGCCGCCTGCAACGGCTGATTGATGCTGGCAAAGACCCGCGTGAGGAAGCCGCAGAGCAGCGCGCCGCCCGTGAGTCCCGCAAGGCTGAAGCGCGCCGCCAAGACGCTACCTTTGGAGAGGCGTGGGAGGTCTATCTTGAAGTCCGTAAGGCTCCGCTGGAGCGAGCGCCACTGTCAGGACCATGTGCAGCACGCCGACGAAGGCGGGAAGGAGGGGAAGCGCGGCGACGGACTGACACTGGCTGGCCCGCTCGCTTCACTGCGTCCGCTCAAGCTGTCCGAGCTTACCGGCGAACGCATCGCTGAATGGCTCAAATCGCAAACCGCCGAGCGGCCGACCATGGCGGCGCTCTCGTATCGCTTGTTACGCGCGTTCATCCGGTGGGCGTCGGACACTCCCGCGTACCTCGGCGTTATTCCGGCTGATGCCTACAAGTCTCGCAGTGTGAAGGACGCCGTGCCACGCGTGGGCGCGAAGGAGGGGGATTGCCTGCAACGCGAGCAATTGGTCGTATGGTTCGCCGCCGTGCGCAAGATTCAGAACCCCGTTATCTCTACCTACCTACAAGCGCTATTGCTGACCGGCGCACGCCGCGAGGAAATGGCCGCGCTCAGGTGGGATGACGTTGATTTTAAGTGGCGCAGCCTTTCCATTGCCGACAAGGTAGAGGAGTCGGGGCGCGTCATACCCCTGCCGCCCTACCTGGCAAGTCTGCTGCTCGA encodes the following:
- the bamE gene encoding outer membrane protein assembly factor BamE domain-containing protein, with amino-acid sequence MSLIKPDELLFKDLTPGVSGLSDVRRQAGKPDFVWQNEDGSQQLEYPRGPNGTETYRVDIDAQGKFVGVTQILTAGNFARVHVGMTKDEVRRLLGRPGIVAAYALKHEEVWSWRWASGGYPDEEMFDVHFSRDGTVVGTSRSDVPNREHR
- a CDS encoding DUF3597 domain-containing protein, with the translated sequence MSIFGDIVNKLFGKAKPEEAPPADVQPAPEAAAAAALPLADVDVAALMDQLVSDSGQNLNWRMSIVDTMKALGMDSSLDHRKALARELAYTGSMDDSAAMNIWLHGQVMRALAANGGKLPPELTQG